One part of the Chiroxiphia lanceolata isolate bChiLan1 chromosome 14, bChiLan1.pri, whole genome shotgun sequence genome encodes these proteins:
- the LOC116794081 gene encoding uncharacterized protein LOC116794081 isoform X1, translating to MSPALHLLLSLASCSLLWGMLLRPRRVRLEAQNFHVWLRWEPDPSSPSHATYQVEWRKRTSSWIKADACRGNSTGSWECELYFDRIHDIYWARVRAVAGGEQSEWASSSELQLYRDTIVGPPKLSWLLRDQILHVNIAMPLTPYQRRTGSYKPVDRVLLKLWYWLHLYEGDLLIQQVPCKRSSEEMPCTFGPLKPSTRYCVRTAAAGMARERSREAEQCLVTPAGPPGFPWLPAVLSAFFVLLLLSVAGFCFIQLHIFLKPSEMHLPQTLALLNNELSVAIRMPSLELEEEPLALLLQTVLSSCGPPAAGQASPTVPLFLQGLPQDMTGYCANGFGLGCPTGSDPSCTHSLLEHALGSQVPSQLEKDKEKSDGDDVPEQLVPVGLTRNSYIGDRESCTPETWPTLHLQLYSKCQCPAPGVGNRLPLPMPCRSCSQEDLREGLGMARHWVPLSSVKLPASEEEEGGQLLCAVRPLPGIRTEPGDSTMQRGHSVQAALGIPSPCQPPPSPCNVLQAAAFSGYEPRAPPGPP from the exons AtgagccctgccctgcacctgctgctgtccctggccagctgctccctcctctggG ggatgctgctgcgGCCACGGCGCGTGAGGCTGGAGGCACAGAACTTCCACGTGTGGCTGCGGTGGGAGCCGGACCCCAGCTCGCCCAGCCATGCCACCTATCAGGTGGAGTGGAGGAAGCG GACCTCGAGCTGGATCAAGGCAGATGCCTGCAGGGGGAACAGCACTGGCTCCTGGGAGTGTGAGTTGTATTTTGACAGGATCCATGATATCTACTGGGCACGGGTGAGAGCGGTGGCCGGAGGCGAGCAGTCTGAGTGGGCCAGTTCCAGCGAGCTGCAGCTGTACAGAGACA CAATTGTGGGGCCCCCCAAGTTGTCCTGGCTGCTCCGGGATCAAATCCTCCACGTGAACATCGCCATGCCACTCACTCCCTACCAGAGAAGAACTGGTTCCTACAAGCCAGTGGACCGAGTGCTGCTGAAACTGTGGTACTGGCTGCACCTGTACGAGGGGGACCTGCTCATCCAGCAG GTGCCCTGCAAACGGAGCAGCGAGGAAATGCCGTGCACCTTCGGGCCCCTGAAGCCCAGCACACGGTACTGTGTCCGGACGGCAGCCGCTGGCATGGCCAGGGAGAGGAGCCGGGAGGCCGAGCAGTGCCTGGTGACTCCGGCCGGCCCCCCAG GCTTTCCCTGGCTCCCTGCCGTGCTGAGTGCcttctttgtgctgctgctgctgagtgtgGCCGGGTTCTGCTTCATCCAGCTGCACATATTCCTTAAACCCTCGGAGATGCACCTCCCACAAACACTG GCACTCCTGAACAACGAGCTGAGTGTGGCCATCCGGATGCCTTCCCTCGAGCTTGAGGAGGAGCCActggccctgctcctgcagactGTGCTCTCCTCCTGTGGGCCACCTGCGGCAGGACAGGCATCGCCCACGGTCCCACTGTTCCTCCAAGGCCTCCCACAGGACATGACCGGCTACTGTGCCAACGGGTTTGGCCTGGGCTGCCCCACGGGAAGCGACCCATCCTGCACCCACAGCCTGCTGGAACATGCCTTGGGCTCCCAGGTCCCatcacagctggaaaaagaTAAGGAGAAAAGTGACGGGGATGATGTGCCGGAACAGCTGGTGCCAGTGGGACTGACCAGAAACAGCTACATAGGTGACAGGGAGAGCTGTACACCCGAGACATGGCCCACCCTGCACCTCCAGCTGTATTCTAAATGCCAGTGCCCAGCCCCGGGAGTAGGCAACCGCCTTCCTCTGCCCAtgccctgcaggagctgcagtcaGGAGGACCTGCGGGAGGGCCTTGGCATGGCCAGGCACTGGGTCCCACTCAGCTCCGTGAAGCTGCCGgccagtgaggaggaggagggagggcagctCCTCTGCGCTGTCCGGCCCCTGCCTGGCATTAGGACTGAGCCAGGTGACAGCACCATGCAGCGAGGCCACTCAGtgcaggcagcactgggcatccccagcccctgccagccaCCACCTTCGCCCTGCAAtgtcctgcaggcagctgctttcTCCGGCTACGAGCCACGTGCCCCACCTGGGCCACCGTGA
- the LOC116794056 gene encoding chloride intracellular channel protein 2-like, translated as MDSHNTTKEPEIELFVKAGLDGENIGNCPFCQRLFMVLWLKGVKFNVTTVDMTRKPEELKDLAPGTNPPFLLFNKELKTDFIKIEEFLEQTLCPPTYPHLSPKYKESFDVGSDIFAKFSAYIKNPRKEANINFEKALLREFHRLDVYMNTPLPEEVDQDSVEDITVSKRKFLDGDHLTLADCNLLPKLHIIKIAAKKYRGFEIPEDMTGVWRYLNNAYACDEFSHTCPADEEIEHTYASVARKMT; from the exons ATGGACAGTCACAACACCACCAAGGAGCCCGAGATTGAGCTGTTTGTGAAG GCTGGTCTGGATGGAGAAAACATCGGAAACTGCCCCTTCTGCCAGCGCCTCTTCATGGTGCTGTGGCTCAAAGGGGTCAAGTTCAACGTCACCACAGTGGACATGACCAG GAAACCTGAAGAGTTGAAAGATTTAGCGCCGGGCACCAACCCACCCTTCTTGCTGTTCAATAAGGAGCTGAAAACAGACTTCATCAAGATTGAGGAGTTCCTGGAGCAGACCCTGTGCCCGCCCAC GTATCCACACCTGAGCCCCAAGTACAAGGAGTCCTTCGACGTGGGCAGTGACATCTTTGCCAAGTTCTCAGCATACATCAAGAACCCACGCAAGGAAGCAAATATCA ATTTTGAGAAGGCCCTGCTGCGGGAGTTTCATCGCCTGGATGTCTATATGAACACTCCTCTCCCAGAGGAGGTTGACCAGGACAGTGTGGAGGACATCACCGTCTCCAAGAGGAAATTCCTGGACGGAGACCACCTGACGCTGGCTGATTGCAACCTCCTGCCCAAATTGCACATCATCAAG ATTGCAGCCAAAAAGTACCGTGGCTTCGAGATCCCAGAGGACATGACGGGTGTCTGGCGCTACCTCAACAACGCCTACGCCTGTGATGAGTTCAGTCACACCTGTCCTGCAGATGAGGAGATCGAGCACACCTACGCCAGCGTCGCCAGGAAGATGACCTAA
- the FAAH2 gene encoding fatty-acid amide hydrolase 2 isoform X2 — protein MALSRAERWLALLLRLLSRACLALLALLPPPPGPGPGARAVPPPRRELLLLPARRLAALLRARQVTCIEVVEAYVERIKEVNPLINAVVKDRFEEALQEAQQVDKLLSEGPGDDYLEEKFPLLGVPITVKEAFSLHGMPNTSGLVNRRNVIATSDATVVSRLKQAGAIPLGVTNCSELCMWYESSNRVYGRTNNPYDLQRIVGGSSGGEGGVLAAACSVIGVGSDIGGSIRMPAFFNGVFGHKPTTGVVPNDGQFPNAHGVRTSFLCTGPMCRYAEDLEPVLRVMAGPGVSKLKLNEKVSLEKIKFHCMDHDGGSVFVSPVDKEILQAQKKVVEHIESDLGVRVQHVSIHKMKYSFQIWSAMMSSKDSNGEEAQRFTDLLGDHGKPVWPLWELMKWLVGMSSHTFPAIALGLTEKLMKLNHSGNAKLVSMGKSLQEEMEALLGQDGVLLYPSHPTIAPKHHSPICMPFNFAYTAIFNVLGLPVTQCPLGLGSEGLPLGIQLVAAAYNDHLTLAVAQYLEKAFGGWVLPGKV, from the exons ATGGCGCTGTCGCGCGCGGAGCGGTGGCTCGCGCTGCTGCTGCGGCTGCTGTCGCGCGCCTGCCTCGCGCTGCTCGCGctgctcccgccgccgcccgggcccggccccggcgcgcGCGCCGTCCCCCCGCCGCGGCGcgagctcctgctgctgcccgcGCGCCGCCTCGCGGCGCTGCTCCGCGCGCGGCAG GTGACCTGCATCGAGGTGGTGGAGGCGTACGTGGAGAGGATCAAGGAGGTGAACCCCCTGATCAACGCGGTCGTCAAGGACAG GTTTGAGGAGGCCCTGCAGGAAGCCCAGCAGGTCGATAAGCTGCTTTCGGAAGGCCCTGGCGATGACTATCTGGAGGAGAAGTTCCCCTTGTTGGGAGTTCCCATCACTGTCAAGGAGGCCTTTTCTCTCCACG GGATGCCCAACACCTCCGGCTTGGTCAACCGCCGCAACGTGATCGCCACCTCGGATGCCACCGTGGTGTCGCGGCTGAAGCAGGCGGGTGCCATCCCACTGGGTGTCACCAACTGCAGTGAGCTCTGCATGTGGTACGAGTCCAGCAACAGGGTCTACGGGCGGACCAACAACCCCTACGACCTGCAGAGGATCGTGGGTGGCAGCTCAG GTGGGGAGGGCGGTgtcctggcagctgcctgctcagTCATAGGCGTGGGCTCTGACATCGGTGGCAGCATCCGGATGCCCGCCTTCTTCAACGGGGTCTTCGGCCATAAACCCACGACAG GGGTGGTGCCCAACGACGGCCAGTTCCCAAACGCTCACGGGGTGCGGACCAGCTTCCTGTGCACGGGACCCATGTGCCGCTATGCCGAGGACCTGGAGCCTGTGCTGAGGGTCATGGCCGGGCCCGGGGTCAGCAA GCTGAAACTGAATGAGAAAGTGTCACTGGAGAAAATCAAATTCCACTGCATGGATCACGACGGCGGGTCCGTTTTTGTGTCACCTGTGGACAAGGAGATCCTGCAGGCCCAAAAGAAG GTGGTGGAGCACATCGAAAGTGACCTGGGGGTCCGAGTTCAGCATGTGTCAATCCACAAGATGAAGTATTCTTTCCAGATCTGGTCAGCCATGATGTCGTCCAAGGACAGCAATGGAGAG GAGGCACAGCGATTCACAGACCTGCTGGGGGACCACGGGAAGCCGGTGTGGCCGCTGTGGGAGCTGATGAAGTGGCTCGTGGGGATGTCTTCTCACACCTTCCCAGCTATTG ccctggggctgaCAGAGAAGCTGATGAAGCTCAACCACAGTGGGAATGCCAAGCTGGTGAGCATGGGGAAGAGcctgcaggaggagatggaggcactgctggggcaggacGGGGTGCTCCTCTACCCCTCACACCCCACCATCGCCCCCAAGCACCACTCCCCCATCTGCATGCCCTTCAACTTCGCCTACACAG ccATCTTCAATGTCCTGGGCCTGCCGGTGACACAGTGCCCACTGGGGCTGGGCAGCGAGGGGCTCCCACTGGGCATCCAGCTGGTGGCAGCCGCCTACAACGACCACCTGACACTGGCAGTGGCCCAGTACCTGGAGAAGGCCTTCGGAGGATGGGTTTTGCCAGGGAAAGTTTAG
- the LOC116794081 gene encoding uncharacterized protein LOC116794081 isoform X2, producing MDGPWWDEPCPAPAAVPGQLLPPLGTSSWIKADACRGNSTGSWECELYFDRIHDIYWARVRAVAGGEQSEWASSSELQLYRDTIVGPPKLSWLLRDQILHVNIAMPLTPYQRRTGSYKPVDRVLLKLWYWLHLYEGDLLIQQVPCKRSSEEMPCTFGPLKPSTRYCVRTAAAGMARERSREAEQCLVTPAGPPGFPWLPAVLSAFFVLLLLSVAGFCFIQLHIFLKPSEMHLPQTLALLNNELSVAIRMPSLELEEEPLALLLQTVLSSCGPPAAGQASPTVPLFLQGLPQDMTGYCANGFGLGCPTGSDPSCTHSLLEHALGSQVPSQLEKDKEKSDGDDVPEQLVPVGLTRNSYIGDRESCTPETWPTLHLQLYSKCQCPAPGVGNRLPLPMPCRSCSQEDLREGLGMARHWVPLSSVKLPASEEEEGGQLLCAVRPLPGIRTEPGDSTMQRGHSVQAALGIPSPCQPPPSPCNVLQAAAFSGYEPRAPPGPP from the exons ATGGACGGGCCGTGGTGGGAtgagccctgccctgcacctgctgctgtccctggccagctgctccctcctctggG GACCTCGAGCTGGATCAAGGCAGATGCCTGCAGGGGGAACAGCACTGGCTCCTGGGAGTGTGAGTTGTATTTTGACAGGATCCATGATATCTACTGGGCACGGGTGAGAGCGGTGGCCGGAGGCGAGCAGTCTGAGTGGGCCAGTTCCAGCGAGCTGCAGCTGTACAGAGACA CAATTGTGGGGCCCCCCAAGTTGTCCTGGCTGCTCCGGGATCAAATCCTCCACGTGAACATCGCCATGCCACTCACTCCCTACCAGAGAAGAACTGGTTCCTACAAGCCAGTGGACCGAGTGCTGCTGAAACTGTGGTACTGGCTGCACCTGTACGAGGGGGACCTGCTCATCCAGCAG GTGCCCTGCAAACGGAGCAGCGAGGAAATGCCGTGCACCTTCGGGCCCCTGAAGCCCAGCACACGGTACTGTGTCCGGACGGCAGCCGCTGGCATGGCCAGGGAGAGGAGCCGGGAGGCCGAGCAGTGCCTGGTGACTCCGGCCGGCCCCCCAG GCTTTCCCTGGCTCCCTGCCGTGCTGAGTGCcttctttgtgctgctgctgctgagtgtgGCCGGGTTCTGCTTCATCCAGCTGCACATATTCCTTAAACCCTCGGAGATGCACCTCCCACAAACACTG GCACTCCTGAACAACGAGCTGAGTGTGGCCATCCGGATGCCTTCCCTCGAGCTTGAGGAGGAGCCActggccctgctcctgcagactGTGCTCTCCTCCTGTGGGCCACCTGCGGCAGGACAGGCATCGCCCACGGTCCCACTGTTCCTCCAAGGCCTCCCACAGGACATGACCGGCTACTGTGCCAACGGGTTTGGCCTGGGCTGCCCCACGGGAAGCGACCCATCCTGCACCCACAGCCTGCTGGAACATGCCTTGGGCTCCCAGGTCCCatcacagctggaaaaagaTAAGGAGAAAAGTGACGGGGATGATGTGCCGGAACAGCTGGTGCCAGTGGGACTGACCAGAAACAGCTACATAGGTGACAGGGAGAGCTGTACACCCGAGACATGGCCCACCCTGCACCTCCAGCTGTATTCTAAATGCCAGTGCCCAGCCCCGGGAGTAGGCAACCGCCTTCCTCTGCCCAtgccctgcaggagctgcagtcaGGAGGACCTGCGGGAGGGCCTTGGCATGGCCAGGCACTGGGTCCCACTCAGCTCCGTGAAGCTGCCGgccagtgaggaggaggagggagggcagctCCTCTGCGCTGTCCGGCCCCTGCCTGGCATTAGGACTGAGCCAGGTGACAGCACCATGCAGCGAGGCCACTCAGtgcaggcagcactgggcatccccagcccctgccagccaCCACCTTCGCCCTGCAAtgtcctgcaggcagctgctttcTCCGGCTACGAGCCACGTGCCCCACCTGGGCCACCGTGA
- the FAAH2 gene encoding fatty-acid amide hydrolase 2 isoform X1: MPHRSVTPHKRVCVHSLTLRTGFWMWTDNLCRKGKCLLHRPAGSPRALRVHPAVLGSAPVLQGRAQRCRDQPQNLRDAPRGAGLSTPQAAAAPAQVTCIEVVEAYVERIKEVNPLINAVVKDRFEEALQEAQQVDKLLSEGPGDDYLEEKFPLLGVPITVKEAFSLHGMPNTSGLVNRRNVIATSDATVVSRLKQAGAIPLGVTNCSELCMWYESSNRVYGRTNNPYDLQRIVGGSSGGEGGVLAAACSVIGVGSDIGGSIRMPAFFNGVFGHKPTTGVVPNDGQFPNAHGVRTSFLCTGPMCRYAEDLEPVLRVMAGPGVSKLKLNEKVSLEKIKFHCMDHDGGSVFVSPVDKEILQAQKKVVEHIESDLGVRVQHVSIHKMKYSFQIWSAMMSSKDSNGEEAQRFTDLLGDHGKPVWPLWELMKWLVGMSSHTFPAIALGLTEKLMKLNHSGNAKLVSMGKSLQEEMEALLGQDGVLLYPSHPTIAPKHHSPICMPFNFAYTAIFNVLGLPVTQCPLGLGSEGLPLGIQLVAAAYNDHLTLAVAQYLEKAFGGWVLPGKV; encoded by the exons ATGCCCCATAGGTCGGTAACACCCCACAAGCGTGTTTGTGTGCACAGCCTGACCCTGAGGACAGGCTTTTGGATGTGGACAGACAACCTCTGCAGGAAAGGGAAGTGTCTCCTCCACAGACCAGCAGGCAGCCCGAGGGCACTGCGGGTGCACCCGGCGGTGCTGGGCTCGGCCCCAGTGCTCCAGGGACGTGCCCAACGGTGCCGGGATCAGCCCCAGAACCTCCGGGATGCACCCAGAGGTGCCGGGCTCAGCACCCCGCAGGCTGCCGCCGCACCTGCCCAG GTGACCTGCATCGAGGTGGTGGAGGCGTACGTGGAGAGGATCAAGGAGGTGAACCCCCTGATCAACGCGGTCGTCAAGGACAG GTTTGAGGAGGCCCTGCAGGAAGCCCAGCAGGTCGATAAGCTGCTTTCGGAAGGCCCTGGCGATGACTATCTGGAGGAGAAGTTCCCCTTGTTGGGAGTTCCCATCACTGTCAAGGAGGCCTTTTCTCTCCACG GGATGCCCAACACCTCCGGCTTGGTCAACCGCCGCAACGTGATCGCCACCTCGGATGCCACCGTGGTGTCGCGGCTGAAGCAGGCGGGTGCCATCCCACTGGGTGTCACCAACTGCAGTGAGCTCTGCATGTGGTACGAGTCCAGCAACAGGGTCTACGGGCGGACCAACAACCCCTACGACCTGCAGAGGATCGTGGGTGGCAGCTCAG GTGGGGAGGGCGGTgtcctggcagctgcctgctcagTCATAGGCGTGGGCTCTGACATCGGTGGCAGCATCCGGATGCCCGCCTTCTTCAACGGGGTCTTCGGCCATAAACCCACGACAG GGGTGGTGCCCAACGACGGCCAGTTCCCAAACGCTCACGGGGTGCGGACCAGCTTCCTGTGCACGGGACCCATGTGCCGCTATGCCGAGGACCTGGAGCCTGTGCTGAGGGTCATGGCCGGGCCCGGGGTCAGCAA GCTGAAACTGAATGAGAAAGTGTCACTGGAGAAAATCAAATTCCACTGCATGGATCACGACGGCGGGTCCGTTTTTGTGTCACCTGTGGACAAGGAGATCCTGCAGGCCCAAAAGAAG GTGGTGGAGCACATCGAAAGTGACCTGGGGGTCCGAGTTCAGCATGTGTCAATCCACAAGATGAAGTATTCTTTCCAGATCTGGTCAGCCATGATGTCGTCCAAGGACAGCAATGGAGAG GAGGCACAGCGATTCACAGACCTGCTGGGGGACCACGGGAAGCCGGTGTGGCCGCTGTGGGAGCTGATGAAGTGGCTCGTGGGGATGTCTTCTCACACCTTCCCAGCTATTG ccctggggctgaCAGAGAAGCTGATGAAGCTCAACCACAGTGGGAATGCCAAGCTGGTGAGCATGGGGAAGAGcctgcaggaggagatggaggcactgctggggcaggacGGGGTGCTCCTCTACCCCTCACACCCCACCATCGCCCCCAAGCACCACTCCCCCATCTGCATGCCCTTCAACTTCGCCTACACAG ccATCTTCAATGTCCTGGGCCTGCCGGTGACACAGTGCCCACTGGGGCTGGGCAGCGAGGGGCTCCCACTGGGCATCCAGCTGGTGGCAGCCGCCTACAACGACCACCTGACACTGGCAGTGGCCCAGTACCTGGAGAAGGCCTTCGGAGGATGGGTTTTGCCAGGGAAAGTTTAG